A genomic region of Leptolyngbya sp. NIES-2104 contains the following coding sequences:
- a CDS encoding energy transducer TonB, giving the protein MSFVPEIVEQRQKETAGLKRFLPFSFTGAIALHLLLIPLLVILWKPNTETAIAEQEIEIIADDQPDEPLPDNTNAAQEAGGSGGGSEQFSLFNPNPAASSDNVEVAQAIPEPAIEPSPIVEPEVAEQIPPTPAPTPSPSPSPSPTPSPSPTPSPSPSPSPSTPPNPTPSPNPSASPSPNPSTAAQTDAKPEQNNAQNSQAGTQTNQPSGTSTGTGNGTGNGSGNGTGNGIGNRGTGNGIGNGNGNGTGNSTGSGQQGKPQPSPSPSVATRQAPRAEPSDRPAQSRRNRPKCKDNCGLDEYLGAEGSARFDFDVDKDGNVTNVRLRTSSGNPDIDRKAEEAIRRRRYEASETGFQGQRIKVTSEQEGSDFQRRNADRRRQEDQERAAREAERAAQERLEQERIQREAQQQKPPESATTQPTIQPSPTAPAAPSSPEPAPSPEPSASPVPEPAPVEAPPVEAPPPEPAPAPEAPPVEAPPPEPAPAPETPPPAEAPPPATP; this is encoded by the coding sequence ATGAGTTTTGTCCCAGAGATTGTCGAGCAACGTCAGAAAGAAACGGCAGGTCTGAAGCGATTTTTACCCTTTAGCTTCACAGGCGCGATCGCGTTACATTTGCTGTTGATTCCCTTGCTAGTCATTCTCTGGAAACCGAATACAGAAACTGCAATCGCAGAACAAGAAATCGAAATCATTGCAGACGACCAACCCGACGAACCATTGCCAGATAATACCAACGCGGCTCAAGAAGCAGGCGGTAGCGGCGGCGGTAGTGAACAGTTCTCACTTTTTAATCCGAATCCGGCTGCTTCTTCAGACAATGTTGAAGTTGCACAAGCTATTCCTGAACCTGCGATCGAGCCATCCCCAATCGTTGAACCAGAAGTAGCGGAGCAAATTCCCCCAACTCCAGCTCCAACCCCCTCTCCGAGTCCTTCTCCAAGCCCAACGCCTTCTCCAAGTCCAACGCCTTCTCCGAGTCCCTCACCCTCGCCTAGCACCCCTCCCAATCCAACGCCTTCTCCCAATCCATCCGCGAGTCCTTCCCCCAATCCCTCTACGGCTGCACAGACAGATGCAAAGCCAGAGCAGAACAATGCTCAAAATTCTCAGGCTGGAACTCAAACGAATCAACCGAGTGGAACCAGTACTGGAACAGGCAATGGAACAGGTAACGGTTCGGGCAATGGAACGGGTAACGGAATTGGCAATCGGGGAACGGGCAACGGGATTGGGAACGGCAATGGTAACGGAACTGGAAATTCTACAGGTTCAGGACAGCAAGGAAAGCCACAGCCAAGCCCATCGCCTTCTGTCGCGACTCGTCAAGCTCCTCGTGCTGAACCCTCTGATCGCCCTGCTCAATCCCGTCGCAACCGTCCAAAATGCAAAGATAACTGTGGTTTAGATGAATACCTAGGTGCAGAAGGTTCAGCGCGGTTTGATTTTGATGTCGATAAGGACGGCAATGTCACGAATGTGCGACTGAGAACATCAAGCGGCAATCCTGATATCGATCGCAAAGCTGAAGAAGCGATCCGTCGGCGCAGGTACGAAGCTTCAGAAACTGGTTTTCAAGGTCAACGCATTAAGGTCACTTCTGAGCAAGAAGGTTCAGATTTCCAGCGACGAAATGCCGATCGTCGTCGCCAAGAAGATCAAGAACGGGCAGCACGAGAAGCAGAACGAGCCGCACAAGAGCGTTTAGAACAAGAACGGATTCAGCGCGAAGCCCAACAGCAAAAACCACCGGAATCTGCAACAACTCAGCCTACAATTCAGCCTTCTCCGACTGCTCCCGCTGCTCCATCCTCGCCCGAACCAGCACCTAGCCCTGAACCTTCTGCATCACCTGTGCCTGAGCCAGCACCAGTTGAAGCACCTCCAGTTGAAGCGCCGCCGCCTGAGCCAGCACCCGCTCCGGAAGCGCCTCCAGTTGAAGCACCGCCGCCTGAACCTGCCCCGGCTCCAGAAACTCCACCCCCTGCGGAAGCACCTCCACCTGCTACACCCTAG
- a CDS encoding MotA/TolQ/ExbB proton channel family protein: MNNAIGILKAGGIVMIPLLLFSITAIGLIIERSRYWSRIIKRQPKMMQRVLMLYQENDVAEAIAVLKKNIDLPAARILLAALSLDRPTPEQFRLAMQAEAQAETPGMKRFTNIFDVIVGLSPLFGLLGTVLGLIVSFASLNLGNVGGSQTAGVTGGISEALVSTAAGLVVAIFNLFAVSIFRGFFTRQSALIQEYANRFELIYSRRYEDQHLSRFHS, encoded by the coding sequence ATGAATAACGCGATCGGGATTCTTAAAGCGGGCGGGATTGTCATGATTCCCTTGCTGCTGTTTTCAATCACAGCGATTGGATTGATCATTGAGCGATCGCGCTATTGGAGTCGGATCATCAAACGTCAGCCGAAGATGATGCAGCGCGTTTTGATGTTGTACCAGGAAAACGATGTTGCAGAAGCGATCGCAGTTCTGAAGAAAAACATTGATCTGCCTGCGGCTCGGATTTTACTAGCAGCATTGTCGCTCGATCGTCCGACTCCTGAACAGTTCCGATTAGCGATGCAAGCGGAAGCGCAAGCCGAAACACCCGGAATGAAGCGATTTACAAATATCTTCGATGTGATTGTCGGCTTGTCTCCCCTGTTCGGTTTGCTGGGAACAGTGCTTGGATTGATTGTCTCATTCGCCTCGCTCAATCTTGGAAACGTCGGCGGTAGCCAAACAGCAGGAGTCACAGGCGGGATCAGCGAAGCGTTAGTCTCAACTGCCGCAGGTTTGGTCGTTGCGATTTTTAACTTATTCGCGGTCAGCATCTTTCGGGGCTTTTTCACTCGTCAATCTGCGTTAATTCAGGAATACGCTAATCGATTTGAACTAATCTACAGTCGTCGTTACGAAGATCAACATTTGTCTCGGTTTCATTCGTAG
- a CDS encoding biopolymer transporter ExbD, which produces MLFPEENDTPPTINIVPMIDVVFALLTFFIVSTLFLTRSEGLPVNLPRAATAKTQQQTRIAVSVQPNGAIALNKRPVQLSELEIGVRTLVQANQQAVVVINADEKVQHGEIVAVMDEIRKIDGVKMAIATKKK; this is translated from the coding sequence ATGCTATTTCCTGAAGAGAATGATACCCCGCCCACAATTAACATCGTTCCGATGATTGATGTGGTGTTCGCATTGCTTACCTTTTTTATTGTTTCCACACTGTTCTTAACGCGCTCTGAGGGGTTGCCTGTCAATCTCCCGCGTGCAGCCACCGCAAAGACTCAACAGCAAACGAGAATTGCGGTCAGCGTTCAGCCCAATGGTGCGATCGCGCTAAATAAGCGCCCTGTTCAACTCTCTGAACTAGAAATTGGAGTGAGAACTTTAGTTCAAGCCAATCAGCAAGCGGTCGTTGTGATCAATGCGGATGAGAAAGTGCAGCATGGTGAAATTGTCGCCGTGATGGATGAGATTCGGAAGATTGACGGCGTGAAAATGGCGATCGCGACCAAGAAGAAATAA
- a CDS encoding chemotaxis protein CheB: MTSDPSDSQELPQSSTEASDLKPQPEVNAPFPIVGIAASAGGLEAFKQLLSHLPTDTGMAFVLIQHLSPDHKSLLSEILDQVTEMPVNEVQDGMTIEPNQVFVIPPNTKMTMDNGTLQLTAREKIYGKYMPGDAFFASLAADRGHKAIAIVLSGTDGDGSVGLKTVKASGGITFAQCEGSAQFDGMPNTAVATGAVDFVLPPQKIAEELANLSRSPSIARSLPPMIVEESPESEDALFTIFALLRSTTGVDFSRYKSNTIDRRIQRRMLLYKLERLEDYAEYLQGHPAEVKALYEEILIHVTSFFRDPEAFELLQAQVFPTITQNKSAESPIRVWVAGCSTGEEVYSIAICLLEFLADKPTQPPIQIFATDISEMAINKARSGIYSENQMVDISPERRRRFFYTLEGGGYQINKAVRELCVFARQDLGSDPPFSNLDLISCRNVLIYLGEALQKRVMPIFHYSLNPTGFLLLGTSESIGKYSNLFTVVDKKYKLHAKKLTANRPVFSFVTSNYPIVKPNERPPVNPASSERFDLQKKVDQLLLIHYAPVGVVVNDKIEVLQLRGDIDRYLKLVPGTASFNLFNMAREGLQVELRAAIYQAQRQDVPVTKNGVNLTAGERSSVVNLQVIPFKTPTEERHFLVLFEEAPSIVTRSIESESIPGDLERENARLRQELAASNQERMSIHEYLQAVISEQEHINQDLKVANEEILSSNEELQSTNEELETAKEEIQATNEELNTTNEELRSRNQELHQVNNDLTNLLASINIPILMLTNDLRIRRFTPMAQRLFNFIPADAGRPLSDIRVNLNVPDLEPLILEVLDTLSVKELEVQTQGGRWYTLRIRPYRTSENQIDGVVIVMIDIDALKRSATTLEEARNYAEAIVETVQVPLIVLDSDFRVNTANRSFYETFQVEQSETAQSLIFDLGNGQWNIPGLRSRLEAVFADDAPLDNFEVEHQFEHIGQRTMLLNGWKILQEGDAERILLAIEDITDRRQFEIERSRLLEQEQAARQESDLANRAKDEFLSNLSHELRNPLNIMLGWSQILRTRNLEEAAAARAIEVIERSAKAQAQLINDLLDVSRIISGKLDLNTRLLDLAMVVRSSIESVQLSADARAIQLVSHLTSVMVVGDVDRLQQVLWNLLSNAIKFTPSGGRVEVTLELVDKSSADSSQRYGTRH; this comes from the coding sequence ATGACCTCTGACCCGTCCGATTCGCAAGAGCTACCTCAATCTTCGACGGAAGCGTCTGATTTAAAGCCGCAGCCTGAAGTTAATGCCCCCTTTCCGATCGTGGGGATCGCGGCTTCTGCGGGTGGATTGGAAGCGTTCAAACAATTACTGAGCCATTTACCCACCGATACCGGAATGGCGTTTGTGTTGATTCAGCACTTATCGCCGGATCACAAAAGCTTGCTGAGCGAAATTTTGGATCAAGTGACGGAAATGCCAGTCAACGAAGTGCAAGACGGCATGACAATCGAGCCAAATCAAGTCTTCGTGATTCCGCCCAATACGAAGATGACAATGGACAACGGAACGCTGCAACTCACAGCCCGCGAAAAGATTTATGGCAAATATATGCCGGGTGATGCCTTTTTTGCGTCCTTAGCCGCCGATCGCGGACACAAAGCGATCGCGATCGTGTTGTCTGGTACGGATGGCGATGGCTCCGTGGGCTTGAAGACGGTAAAAGCATCGGGCGGGATTACCTTTGCTCAGTGTGAAGGAAGCGCACAGTTTGATGGAATGCCGAATACGGCTGTGGCGACAGGCGCGGTCGATTTTGTGTTGCCACCTCAAAAAATTGCGGAGGAACTAGCGAATCTAAGTCGCAGTCCTTCTATCGCTCGTTCATTGCCGCCGATGATCGTTGAGGAATCTCCTGAAAGCGAGGATGCCCTGTTCACGATTTTTGCGTTGTTACGATCGACGACGGGCGTTGACTTTAGCCGCTACAAATCCAACACGATCGATCGACGAATCCAACGCCGGATGCTGCTCTACAAACTGGAACGGTTAGAGGATTATGCTGAGTATTTACAAGGGCATCCGGCTGAAGTAAAGGCATTGTATGAAGAAATTCTGATTCATGTCACGAGCTTTTTCCGCGATCCCGAAGCCTTTGAACTGCTGCAAGCGCAAGTTTTTCCGACCATTACGCAAAATAAGTCGGCAGAATCTCCGATTCGGGTTTGGGTAGCAGGCTGTTCGACAGGTGAGGAAGTCTACTCGATCGCGATTTGCTTGCTAGAGTTTTTGGCAGACAAACCCACTCAACCGCCGATCCAGATTTTCGCGACTGACATTAGCGAGATGGCAATCAACAAAGCGCGATCGGGCATTTATTCCGAGAATCAGATGGTGGACATTTCCCCGGAGCGTCGCCGCAGATTTTTTTATACGCTGGAAGGAGGGGGTTATCAAATCAATAAGGCGGTGCGCGAACTGTGTGTGTTTGCGCGGCAAGACTTGGGTAGCGATCCGCCCTTTTCTAACTTAGATTTGATTAGCTGTCGGAATGTGCTGATTTATCTCGGAGAGGCACTGCAAAAACGGGTCATGCCCATCTTTCATTACAGCCTCAATCCCACTGGCTTTCTGCTCCTGGGAACATCCGAAAGCATCGGGAAATACTCGAACTTATTTACGGTCGTCGATAAAAAATACAAACTTCATGCCAAGAAGCTAACTGCCAATCGTCCGGTGTTTTCCTTTGTCACCAGCAACTATCCGATCGTCAAGCCTAATGAGCGTCCGCCTGTAAATCCAGCTTCGAGCGAGCGATTTGACTTACAGAAAAAGGTGGATCAACTGCTTTTAATTCACTATGCTCCGGTGGGGGTAGTGGTCAACGACAAGATCGAGGTCTTGCAACTGCGGGGAGACATCGATCGCTATCTTAAACTCGTTCCTGGAACTGCCAGCTTCAATCTGTTCAACATGGCGCGAGAAGGCTTGCAGGTTGAGCTACGCGCCGCAATTTATCAGGCACAGCGACAAGATGTTCCCGTTACTAAGAACGGGGTAAACCTGACAGCGGGGGAGCGATCAAGTGTCGTTAATCTTCAGGTGATTCCGTTTAAGACCCCCACTGAGGAACGTCACTTTCTAGTGCTATTTGAAGAAGCGCCTTCGATTGTAACCCGCTCGATCGAGTCGGAGAGCATACCGGGAGATTTAGAGCGCGAAAATGCTCGACTGAGACAGGAACTTGCTGCCTCCAATCAAGAACGGATGTCGATACACGAATATCTGCAAGCAGTGATCTCAGAACAGGAGCATATTAATCAAGATCTCAAAGTTGCGAACGAAGAAATCCTGTCGAGCAACGAGGAGTTGCAAAGTACTAACGAAGAGCTAGAAACGGCGAAAGAAGAGATTCAAGCCACGAACGAAGAACTCAACACCACGAACGAAGAACTTCGTAGCCGTAATCAGGAATTACACCAAGTCAACAACGATTTAACCAATCTACTTGCCAGCATTAACATTCCGATTTTGATGCTAACGAATGATTTACGCATTCGGCGGTTTACTCCGATGGCGCAGCGCTTGTTCAATTTCATTCCGGCTGATGCAGGACGACCCCTCAGCGATATTCGAGTCAATCTCAACGTTCCTGACTTAGAACCGCTAATTTTAGAAGTTCTAGATACGCTGAGCGTCAAAGAATTAGAAGTTCAAACGCAAGGCGGGCGCTGGTACACGCTCCGAATTCGCCCGTATCGCACCAGCGAAAATCAGATCGATGGTGTCGTGATCGTCATGATTGATATCGATGCCTTAAAACGGAGTGCCACGACACTCGAAGAAGCTCGAAACTACGCAGAAGCGATCGTGGAAACGGTACAAGTGCCTTTGATTGTGCTGGACTCTGATTTTCGAGTCAACACTGCGAATCGATCGTTCTATGAAACGTTTCAGGTTGAACAGAGCGAAACGGCACAATCGCTGATTTTTGACTTGGGCAACGGGCAGTGGAACATTCCCGGACTGCGATCGCGATTGGAAGCCGTTTTTGCCGATGATGCTCCGCTTGATAACTTCGAGGTGGAGCATCAATTTGAACACATTGGACAGAGAACCATGTTGCTCAATGGTTGGAAAATTCTGCAAGAAGGCGATGCTGAACGAATTTTGCTGGCGATCGAAGATATTACCGATCGCAGACAGTTTGAAATTGAGCGATCGCGTCTACTTGAACAAGAGCAAGCCGCTCGTCAAGAATCAGATTTGGCAAATCGTGCGAAAGATGAATTTCTCTCAAACCTGTCTCACGAACTGCGAAACCCGCTCAACATCATGCTGGGATGGTCGCAAATTCTCCGCACCCGCAACCTAGAGGAAGCTGCCGCCGCTCGTGCGATCGAAGTCATCGAACGCAGTGCGAAGGCACAAGCTCAGTTGATTAATGATTTGCTGGATGTGTCGCGGATTATCAGTGGAAAGCTGGATCTCAACACTCGACTACTCGATTTAGCGATGGTCGTGAGAAGTTCGATCGAGTCGGTTCAGCTATCGGCAGATGCTAGGGCGATTCAACTCGTTTCGCATTTAACTTCAGTGATGGTGGTGGGCGATGTCGATCGCCTACAGCAAGTGCTTTGGAATTTGCTCTCGAATGCAATTAAGTTCACACCCTCCGGCGGGCGAGTGGAAGTCACGTTAGAACTTGTGGACAAGTCAAGCGCAGATTCGAGTCAGCGATACGGGACAAGGCATTAA
- the fabG gene encoding 3-oxoacyl-[acyl-carrier-protein] reductase, with translation MGELQGKVAIVTGASRGIGRATALALSNEGATVVVNYASSSGAADDVVATITGNGGTAIALQADVSKADQVDALIDGTMSKYGRVDVLVNNAGITRDTLLLRMKPEEWQAVIDLNLTGVFLCTRAVSKIMLKQRSGRIVNITSVAGQMGNPGQANYSAAKAGVIGFTKTVAKELASRGITVNAVAPGFIETDMTHDLKADEILKFIPLNRYGKPEEVAEMIRFLAASPAAGYITGQVMNVDGGMVMA, from the coding sequence ATGGGCGAACTACAGGGAAAAGTCGCGATCGTCACGGGAGCATCGCGGGGAATCGGGCGGGCGACTGCGTTGGCGCTTTCCAATGAAGGCGCGACCGTTGTTGTGAATTATGCGAGTTCGAGCGGCGCGGCGGATGACGTGGTTGCGACGATTACCGGAAATGGGGGAACTGCGATCGCGCTTCAAGCCGATGTGTCTAAAGCCGATCAGGTCGATGCCTTAATTGATGGCACGATGTCAAAGTACGGCAGAGTTGATGTCTTGGTCAATAATGCGGGAATTACTCGCGATACATTACTTTTACGGATGAAACCGGAAGAATGGCAAGCCGTGATTGATTTGAACTTGACAGGCGTGTTTCTTTGTACCAGAGCTGTGAGCAAGATTATGCTGAAACAGCGCAGCGGTCGGATTGTTAATATCACATCGGTTGCAGGTCAAATGGGCAATCCGGGACAGGCGAACTATAGTGCTGCAAAAGCAGGTGTGATTGGATTTACGAAAACCGTGGCGAAAGAGTTAGCGAGTCGTGGAATTACTGTGAATGCGGTTGCTCCTGGGTTCATTGAAACAGATATGACTCATGACTTGAAGGCAGATGAAATTCTCAAGTTTATTCCGCTGAATCGGTACGGTAAACCTGAAGAAGTGGCGGAAATGATTCGCTTTCTGGCAGCTTCTCCGGCAGCAGGATATATTACCGGACAAGTGATGAATGTTGATGGTGGCATGGTGATGGCTTAG